A window of Ancylothrix sp. D3o genomic DNA:
TGGATGAAAGCTGCACGGTGTTTATTGAGGGTGGTGGGTATATTTTTATTATACCCCGGTTCTCCACCGGAGTTTGGATGATTATTGTCATTTGTCAAAAGTCCTTTGTCAAAAGTCATTTGTTTTGTTTTTTACGAATGACCAACAACAAAGGACAAAATTGGTTTAATAGCCCGAAAAAAGCAGAGACACGACGAATCGTGTCTCTACATTACGCTAGATAAGATTTAAAAATGCTTAGAACGTGAAAGTAGCGCGTAGTGTACCAATCACAGCATCTTCCGCCCCCACATTGAGGTTTTGGTTGGGGTTAATCAGCCAAATCACACCCGGAGTGAAGGAGATATTATCGTTGATCTGGTACTTATAGAAAGCTTCAACGTGCCAGGGAATATTATCTCCATCGATGTCGTAGCGATTATTATCTCCAGCGACGTCAAAGTTCGTCATGTAGGGTTGAGCACCTAAGACGATACCGCCCAAGTTGCCGGCTTTGAACAAATCAGGGAAGGCAAGGGTAACAGCATAGTTCCAGATCCGGCCTGTGCCACGACCAAAGCCACGATCACTCCGCAGTAAGTTTACATCGGTCATGCCAACCCAGCCACTAAGGCCAAAGCGGGGGCTAAGCTGCATCGAAGCTTGCAAACCGTAGGAGTTAGCAGAGACTGGGTTACCAGCAAAGTTGTTGGCGAAATTGGTTCCCACAAACCCGCTGGTGTTAAGGTTGTCTGGTGTCCCTAAGCCGTTGGCCAGGCCATTATCAAAGCCAAAGTTGCCAGGGCGGAAGTAGGAGTGGATATAGGTTGCAGCCAGTGAAACGTTACCAACGGCAAAGTTAAGCTGGGCCAATGCCGAGTAATCACCCCGGAAGAAGCCGCCACCGCCTTCATTGGCTCTGGGATCAAACCCTCTTGGGGCCAAGTAGCCGATGGTGAGCGAGCTTGGTTTGAAGATGTTTAAGATGTTGGTGCGGCCTAAGCGGATATTTGCGCCAATCCCTGTACCACCGCCTAAACGGTAGATGGGGTTACGTTGACCAAAGGCAGAAATCGAGCCGTTACCGCCGTCGAAGTCTTCCATGTAGGGGTTGACGGTGGGGGTAAAGTCATCCCACTGGCCCCGGTTGGCTGCAATCACAACATCGATGTTGTCGTTGAAGGGGAAGAAGTATTCGAGAGTGTCCAGTCTAACCGAGTTGCCGGTGTCGCCAAAGACGTTAAAGGTTTGGGTGCCTTCACGGGAAAATCCGTTTACATCTAAGGGGGTGGCGTTACCGACTTGCAGACGAGTGATTAACAAGTCTTTGCCGGTGAAACTGGTGTTGAGGTTCAGGCGTACCCGTTGCTGGGCTGCCGGCACATCAGTGGTCTCACCAATTGAGTCGGTACCGACAAAAATTGCTTCACCGACGAGTTTGGTGGTGGTAGAAAATTGATTTTCTTCCAGTTCGCGGGTGCGAGCTTCCAAAGCATCCACGCGACCGCGCAGGGTGGCCAGTTCGGCTTGGAATTCTTCGAGCAGCCGGTTGAGTACCGCTAAGTCTTCTATGGTGACAAAGTTAGCGTTTGGCCGAATGATTTCGGTAATTCTTTCTAAGCAAGCATTTAAACCGGCTGCAAATTCATAACGAGTCATCGCCCGGTTGCCCCGGAACGTGCCATCGGGATAACCGGCAATACAGTTATAGCGCTCAACAAGGTTTTGTAAGGCTTGGAAGGCCCAGTCTGTCGGTTGCACGTCTGATAGCTGCGAAACCGATGTCACCTGACCGTTTGAGTTATTGGCCGCGCCTTCTTTGCTGTATCTGTTGATTTGTTGCAGCAAATTCGGAGCCGGTGCCGGGTTGCTGTTAACCGGCGTTTGGGCAAGCTGTGCCGGTGCTGATGCCGGTGTCACTGCCTTGAGATCGCTTTGTTCGGGCGTCACAAGCAGAGAATTAGCTTTTGCTGCGCTTGTGTCGATGGCCGGTTGGCTTGCGCTTAAAGCCATCTCAACCTTTGGCGATTCGGCCTCTACGTTTAAAGGCAGATTTTGCGCGGTTGCTTGATTTGTACCCAGATCAGGAGTTGCCGCTGTGTTTGCAGCCGAAACCGGCCCCATCACTGCTAAAGCCGCTCCTAAAACGGCTGGGCTGACCAGTAGAGTATTCAACAAAATTTTATTCATCATCCCTCTTCTCCTCACACCTTTTTTTTTGAGAGATTAATAGGCTATGTCTTTATGTTTACCACACAACCAGCGTTTTTCCCATCCAGCTATGAGTTTGGATGTTCTAAAAGTGGCGACTCACCCGGAGTTGGCATTTCCCGCTCCTTGAACTGGAGAAGGGATTTTAGAGAATTGAGCTTTTAGCTGTTTTCTCAATCGGCGTGCCAAGCACCGAGTCATTGCTACTTTCTGGTTGTCCAGTCTGTCGCTAATGAAGTTGTTATAAGGGTAGCACATTGATGTGGTTTGCGTCATCGCCACTGCTGTTTCAAAAAACTGATTTAACTCTGTCGTCTGGTTTATATTGGATGCTTTCTGGTTTGGGCAATATGTTCTTTTCTCGACCTACTTCTAATCCGCCCTAACTAGGCAAACGCTGTCGGCGAGTTTATGCTGATTCTAGTTCTACTTCTAAGCTATGCCCAAGCACAGAAAACACTTGTCTTTGTTCAAATATCTCTAATACGTCGGCGTTTATTTTATTTTGACCGGCTTCATAGCGCAGAATTTGCAAAGCGGCCTCAACCGGCAAATTTCTTTTGTATGGCCTATCTCCAGCCGTCAAGGCATCATAAATATCAGCGATTGTCAGAATTTGTGCTTGAATGGGAATTTCTTCTTTTTTTAACCGGCGCGGATAGCCGGTGCCATCGAGCTTTTCGTGATGGCCGTAAGCAATTTTAGCAACGTCTTTAAGATCCTTCGTCCAAGGAATGCTCTTTAAAAATTCGTAGGTATGGCTAACATGAGACTCGATAGCTAAACGTTCTGCCGGTGTAAGGTTGCCTTTGCGAACTAATAGTTGTGCCATTTCACCAGGCGAAATAAGCGGTTTAATTTCTCCGTCCACATCTCGATAAGTATAGCCCGACAACTCGGACAGTTCTGAGAGGGGGGCTTCGGCTAAAATGCGCGGCTCGTTTGCTTCGAGTAGCAGTTTCCAGTAATCATTGAGCCGGTCAATTTCTCGGCTTAACTGCTGGTCTAGTTGCTCTATTTCTGTGCAAAGCGCACAGCCTTCATTTAAAATATCTTTCCTGTGCTTGATGTCACTCACGAGGTACTTAAATTTTTTTTCGGTGTACTCCATTTCTACGGTGCGCCGTGCTAAAGCAAAGCGGTGACGAATCACATCTAGCTGTTCTGGATACAGTTTTTTTTGTTTTACTAAAATTGCTTCGGGGACTCCGACTTTGCCAAAATCATGCAACAATGCTGCATAGCGCAGTTCTTGAATTTGCCGATCATTAAAGTAAATACTTCTCAAGGGGCCGTTGTGGATGCTGCTAACTTCTTGGCTGAGGCGAACTGTTAGCGTTGCCACTCTTTCGGAATGCCCCGATGTACAAGGATCTCGTGCTTCTATTACCTGCACCGAAGCTTTTACAAATCCCTCAAATAAGTTTTGAATATTTTCTTGTAAATGATTTCTTTCTATCGAGATTGCTGCCTGCGATGCCAAAGAACGGATAATTCTTTCTTCCCAGGTTGAGTAAGGTTGGGTGACTTCGAGGACGTTTTCTGCCGTCACCACCACATCCGGCGCTATTTTTCTGTTAATTAGTTGCAAAACTCCCATGATTTCTCCTGAGCGATTTTGCATTGGTAAAACCAACACCGAGCGCGTGTGATATTCTATATCTCTGTCAAAACTTCTGTCTAGCTGGTAAGGCACTTCTTTTGGCAAGTTATAAGCATCTGCCAAGTTTAAACTCAGGCCGGTTGTTGCTACATAGCCTGCCAGACTTTGCCTTGTCATGGGAATCGCAAATTCCCTAAATGATACGTTTGGCTGGGAGGCATTTTGAGCGACTTTAAATAATAATTTTGGGTTGCCGTCGCTGTCATCTACTAAATAAACGCTGCCGGCATCACTACAGGTAATTTCTCTGCTTTTGGTTAAAATTAAATTCAGTAATTCTCCCAGATCGTAACTGCTGGATAACGCGGCGCCAATATCCAAAAGTTGCTCTATTAATTCTGTTCTCTCGGCATCTCCTGCCTGAAGTTCCTGGTTTTTTAGCACCATGACCTCGATCTGGGGATAATTCACTTTTCTACAAAGCCTGCTTTCAATTTTTGCTCTTGTCTCAAACTATCTCAGCAATTACCTGAGCTAGTTTAAAGTCTGCTTCTGTTAAACCACCGGCATCGTGAGTGCTCAAGCGAATGGTAACTTTGTTATAGGAAATTTCCAGGTCTGGGTGATGTCCTGCTTGTTCTGCCGGTTCCACCAACCGATTAATAAATTCTATCGCTTCGACAAAATCTTTAAATTCCCTTTGACAGTTTAATTGTTTGCCCTCCACTGTCCAGCCGGACAACTGGGCGGCACGTTCTTGAATCTCAGCCTCTGGGAGTAATTGATCCATATTTTTTAGCCCACGCCACGCCTAACATAATGTGTAGTTTTATTTTAAGTCAGTCGGGCGTTTTCATAAAATTTTTCCTCAAAAAACTATCCGCTCTCACGCGGGGTTTTTTGGGTTTAATCCCAAATTACCAATGTGAGAGCGGTCTAGGGGGTCTTCAGATTGAACCAGACTGCCGGAAGGAACTCCTAGCTCGCCTAACTTCTGAAACCTAAGTTTCCCCGAAGGGAATTAGGCTCGCTGTTAGAGAACAGCCCCGGCGCACAGCCGGCTTACTTCAATCTGATGACCCATGCGTTTACTACTATCTGGCATAGGCATCACCTCCTTTCTCCCTAAGCGGT
This region includes:
- a CDS encoding 4a-hydroxytetrahydrobiopterin dehydratase, whose amino-acid sequence is MDQLLPEAEIQERAAQLSGWTVEGKQLNCQREFKDFVEAIEFINRLVEPAEQAGHHPDLEISYNKVTIRLSTHDAGGLTEADFKLAQVIAEIV
- a CDS encoding HD-GYP domain-containing protein, whose amino-acid sequence is MVLKNQELQAGDAERTELIEQLLDIGAALSSSYDLGELLNLILTKSREITCSDAGSVYLVDDSDGNPKLLFKVAQNASQPNVSFREFAIPMTRQSLAGYVATTGLSLNLADAYNLPKEVPYQLDRSFDRDIEYHTRSVLVLPMQNRSGEIMGVLQLINRKIAPDVVVTAENVLEVTQPYSTWEERIIRSLASQAAISIERNHLQENIQNLFEGFVKASVQVIEARDPCTSGHSERVATLTVRLSQEVSSIHNGPLRSIYFNDRQIQELRYAALLHDFGKVGVPEAILVKQKKLYPEQLDVIRHRFALARRTVEMEYTEKKFKYLVSDIKHRKDILNEGCALCTEIEQLDQQLSREIDRLNDYWKLLLEANEPRILAEAPLSELSELSGYTYRDVDGEIKPLISPGEMAQLLVRKGNLTPAERLAIESHVSHTYEFLKSIPWTKDLKDVAKIAYGHHEKLDGTGYPRRLKKEEIPIQAQILTIADIYDALTAGDRPYKRNLPVEAALQILRYEAGQNKINADVLEIFEQRQVFSVLGHSLEVELESA
- a CDS encoding iron uptake porin; amino-acid sequence: MMNKILLNTLLVSPAVLGAALAVMGPVSAANTAATPDLGTNQATAQNLPLNVEAESPKVEMALSASQPAIDTSAAKANSLLVTPEQSDLKAVTPASAPAQLAQTPVNSNPAPAPNLLQQINRYSKEGAANNSNGQVTSVSQLSDVQPTDWAFQALQNLVERYNCIAGYPDGTFRGNRAMTRYEFAAGLNACLERITEIIRPNANFVTIEDLAVLNRLLEEFQAELATLRGRVDALEARTRELEENQFSTTTKLVGEAIFVGTDSIGETTDVPAAQQRVRLNLNTSFTGKDLLITRLQVGNATPLDVNGFSREGTQTFNVFGDTGNSVRLDTLEYFFPFNDNIDVVIAANRGQWDDFTPTVNPYMEDFDGGNGSISAFGQRNPIYRLGGGTGIGANIRLGRTNILNIFKPSSLTIGYLAPRGFDPRANEGGGGFFRGDYSALAQLNFAVGNVSLAATYIHSYFRPGNFGFDNGLANGLGTPDNLNTSGFVGTNFANNFAGNPVSANSYGLQASMQLSPRFGLSGWVGMTDVNLLRSDRGFGRGTGRIWNYAVTLAFPDLFKAGNLGGIVLGAQPYMTNFDVAGDNNRYDIDGDNIPWHVEAFYKYQINDNISFTPGVIWLINPNQNLNVGAEDAVIGTLRATFTF